The following are from one region of the Corylus avellana chromosome ca1, CavTom2PMs-1.0 genome:
- the LOC132167733 gene encoding ATP-dependent Clp protease proteolytic subunit 6, chloroplastic: MVASALSVQLSFSIAYRNRTSSIPLCSRRNSTSSIVSALPSPYGDSLRLGLSSKTIGLPRKREEDFHDTSTSYEAIEARKGGNPPVMPAVMTPGGPLDLSLVLFRNRIIFLGQPINSQVAQRVISQLVTLATIDENADILVYLNCPGGSTYSVLAIYDCMSWIKPKVGTVCFGVAASQGALLLAGGEKGMRYAMPNARIMIHQPQSGCGGHVEDVRRQVNEAVQSRHKIDKMYAAFTGQPLEKVQQYTERDRFLSVSEAMEFGLIDGVLETEY, encoded by the exons ATGGTGGCTTCAGCTCTCTCCGTGCAATTAAGCTTCTCAATCGCTTATCGCAACAGAACCTCTTCCATTCCATTATGTTCTCGCag AAACTCAACAAGTTCGATAGTATCTGCCTTGCCAAGTCCGTACGGAGATTCTTTAAGACTTG GTTTATCCAGTAAAACTATTGGGTTACCTCGAAAGCGTGAAGAAGACTTTCATGATACCAGTACAAG TTATGAAGCAATAGAAGCCAGAAAGGGTGGGAATCCACCCGTAATGCCAGCTGTAATGACCCCAGGAGGGCCTTTGGATCTCTCATTGGTGTTATTCAGGAATCGCATAATCTTCCTTGGACAGCCAATCAACTCACAGGTGGCTCAGCGAGTTATATCACAGCTTGTGACTCTGGCAACTATTGATGAGAATGCAGATATTCTG GTGTATTTGAACTGCCCTGGTGGAAGTACGTATTCCGTTCTGGCAATTTATGATTGCATGTCTTGg ATAAAGCCTAAGGTTGGCACAGTATGTTTTGGAGTAGCGGCAAGCCAAGGTGCACTTCTTCTTGCTGGTGGAGAAAAGGGAATGCGCTATGCAATGCCAAATGCACGCATTATGATACATCAACCACAGAGTGGATGTGGG GGTCATGTGGAAGATGTGAGGCGCCAAGTGAACGAAGCAGTTCAATCTCGCCAT aaaattgacaaaatgtATGCTGCTTTTACTGGCCAACCTCTAGAGAAAGTGCAACAATACACTGAAAGGGATCGTTTCCTGTCTGTTTCTGAG GCTATGGAGTTTGGACTTATCGATGGCGTGTTAGAAACGGAATATTGA